From Streptomyces sp. NBC_01460, a single genomic window includes:
- a CDS encoding pectate lyase family protein: MPARMRHVRAIAVVMGSASLALAVSVPAQATTHHGRGIERSVLPAGDGWASADGSTTGGADATPEHVYTVTNRAELIAAFEDAGDAPKIVRIAGTVHGNSDAAGTPIGCEAYQQGGYTLEKYLAAYDPAVWGTDEVPSGPLEDARAASAKLQAAAVNVNVPSHTTLVGVGKDATIIGASLQVKNVSDVIIRNISFEDTYDCFPQWDPTDGDQGAWNSEYDNLVVYGSSHVWVDHNTFSDGDRPDADQPHYFGQVYQQHDGLFDIVRGADLVTVSWNVLKDHDKTMLIGNSDGAGASDRGKLRVTLHHNLFKDVKERAPRVRFGQVDSYNNHFVAGKGAAYGYTYGIGAESKLVAEHNAFTVPSGFDKAAILKKWSESSLTAGDNYVNGRKTDLIAVHNAGVPSEQLTEGAGWTPTLRTGVVHPLAVPLLVGLGAGAGKPLVR, from the coding sequence ATGCCCGCACGCATGAGACACGTCCGCGCCATCGCCGTGGTGATGGGCAGCGCCTCGCTCGCCCTCGCGGTGAGCGTCCCCGCCCAGGCCACCACCCACCACGGCAGGGGCATCGAGCGTTCCGTGCTCCCGGCCGGTGACGGCTGGGCCTCCGCCGACGGCTCCACCACGGGCGGCGCGGACGCCACCCCGGAGCACGTCTACACCGTCACCAACCGGGCCGAGCTCATCGCCGCCTTCGAGGACGCGGGGGACGCACCGAAGATCGTCCGGATCGCCGGCACCGTCCACGGCAACTCGGACGCCGCGGGCACCCCGATCGGCTGCGAGGCCTACCAGCAGGGCGGCTACACCCTGGAGAAGTACCTCGCCGCCTACGACCCGGCCGTCTGGGGCACGGACGAGGTCCCCTCGGGCCCGCTGGAGGACGCCCGTGCCGCGTCCGCGAAGCTGCAGGCCGCCGCGGTCAACGTGAACGTCCCGTCCCACACCACGCTCGTCGGTGTCGGCAAGGACGCCACGATCATCGGTGCCAGCCTCCAGGTGAAGAACGTCTCCGACGTCATCATCCGCAACATCTCCTTCGAGGACACCTACGACTGCTTCCCCCAGTGGGACCCCACCGACGGTGACCAGGGCGCCTGGAACTCCGAGTACGACAACCTCGTCGTCTACGGCTCCAGCCACGTCTGGGTCGACCACAACACCTTCAGCGACGGCGACCGCCCCGACGCCGACCAGCCCCACTACTTCGGGCAGGTGTACCAGCAGCACGACGGCCTCTTCGACATCGTGCGCGGCGCCGACCTCGTCACCGTGTCGTGGAACGTCCTCAAGGACCACGACAAGACCATGCTCATCGGCAACAGCGACGGCGCCGGGGCGAGCGACCGGGGCAAGCTCCGCGTGACGCTGCACCACAACCTCTTCAAGGACGTGAAGGAGCGCGCGCCCCGCGTCCGCTTCGGCCAGGTCGACTCGTACAACAACCACTTCGTCGCGGGCAAGGGCGCCGCCTACGGCTACACGTACGGCATCGGCGCCGAGTCGAAGCTCGTCGCCGAGCACAACGCGTTCACCGTGCCCTCCGGCTTCGACAAGGCGGCCATCCTCAAGAAGTGGTCCGAGTCCTCCCTCACGGCGGGGGACAACTACGTCAACGGGCGGAAGACCGACCTGATCGCCGTGCACAACGCGGGCGTGCCCTCCGAGCAGCTCACCGAGGGCGCCGGCTGGACCCCGACGCTGCGCACCGGGGTCGTCCACCCGCTCGCCGTCCCGCTCCTGGTGGGCCTCGGCGCGGGAGCCGGCAAGCCGCTGGTCCGCTGA
- a CDS encoding rhamnogalacturonan acetylesterase, translated as MSLTRRRTAAALLALPLALSATPALAHGGGGHRPRTRTLHIAGDSTAAQKYADAAPETGWGMALPFFLGQGLTVANHAMNGRSSKSFIDEGRLTALLDGVRPGDLVLIQFGHNDEKTEDPARGTDPYTTYQEYLRQYLEGARARRAEPVLITPVERRRFAEDGTAKPTHGEYPAAMRALASEEGVALLDVQALSLARWQELGPDGTRAYFNWLEPGESPNYPDGKQDNTHFRPDGAVDVARTTARALLDGGVLAPRELRRLDATVPGSRITWPQA; from the coding sequence GTGTCACTCACCCGCAGACGGACGGCGGCCGCGCTCCTCGCGCTGCCCCTCGCCCTGAGCGCCACCCCCGCACTCGCCCACGGCGGCGGCGGGCACCGGCCCCGGACCCGTACGCTCCACATCGCGGGCGACTCCACGGCGGCCCAGAAGTACGCCGACGCCGCGCCCGAGACCGGCTGGGGCATGGCCCTCCCCTTCTTCCTCGGACAGGGCCTCACCGTCGCCAACCACGCGATGAACGGCCGCAGTTCCAAGAGCTTCATCGACGAGGGGCGCCTCACCGCCCTCCTGGACGGCGTCCGTCCGGGCGATCTCGTCCTCATCCAGTTCGGGCACAACGACGAGAAGACCGAGGACCCCGCCCGGGGCACCGACCCGTACACCACGTACCAGGAGTACCTGCGCCAGTACCTCGAGGGCGCCCGAGCCCGGCGCGCCGAGCCCGTGCTGATCACCCCGGTCGAGCGCCGCCGCTTCGCCGAGGACGGCACGGCGAAGCCCACCCACGGGGAATACCCCGCCGCGATGCGCGCCCTGGCGTCCGAGGAGGGCGTCGCCCTGCTCGACGTCCAGGCGCTCTCCCTCGCCCGGTGGCAGGAACTCGGCCCGGACGGGACCCGGGCGTACTTCAACTGGCTGGAGCCCGGCGAGTCGCCGAACTACCCCGACGGCAAGCAGGACAACACCCACTTCCGGCCTGACGGCGCCGTCGACGTGGCCAGGACGACGGCCCGCGCGCTGCTGGACGGGGGCGTGCTCGCCCCGCGCGAGCTGCGCCGCCTCGACGCGACGGTGCCCGGGAGCCGGATCACCTGGCCGCAGGCCTGA